The nucleotide sequence TTGGGAGGAGGACTGGCATGGAGGGTGGTACCCCGACTGGAGCGCTGGGACGGATGAAGGCCGCCTGGGAGCGGGCCCGCCAGCGCTGGTGGGTGCGGTGGGGCGTGGACCTGGCGGTGCTGGTGCTCATCGTCGCGGCGGTGGGCGCGTGGCAGGCACGGCGGCTGCCCGGAGGCGGCGCCCCGGCGCCGGGCTTCACGCTGCGCACGCTCGGGGGCGAGCCCGTCCAGTTGGAGGCCCTGCGCGGCAAGCCGGTGGTGCTGGCCTTCTGGGCCCCCTGGTGCGGTGTCTGCAAGGTGGAGTCGTCCAACCTCTCCCAGCTCCGGAGGCTCGCGGGGGACTCCGCGCACGTGGTGTCCGTGGCGGTGGCCTACGACGACGAGGAGGACGTGCGGCGCTTCGTCCAGGAGCACGACGTGGACTTCCCCGTGCTGCTCGGGGACGACGCCGTGCAGCGCGCCTTCCGCGTGGATACCTTCCCCACCGTGTTCTTCCTGTCGCCCGAGGGCCGCATCGAGCGCGCGGTGGTCGGCTACACCACGCTCGCCGGACTGGGGTGGCGGCTGATGCTGTAGCTGTGGGCACCACGCCCGCGGAGGTTTCCCATGCTGGCCCGCACCTGGCGTGGCGTGACGAAGGCAGCCGATGCCGAGGCCTACCAGGCCTACCTGGAGCGCACGGGCCTCACGCAGTACCGCGCCACGCCCGGCAACCTCGGCGCCTACTGCCTGCGGCGCGTCACGGGTGAGCGCGCCGAGTTCCTGCTGGTGACGCTGTGGGAGTCCATGGACGCCGTCCGCCGCTTCGCGGGCGAGTCCCCCGAGCGGGCCGTCTTCTACCCGGAGGACGACCGCTACCTCATCGACAGGGACTTGCACGTCACCCACTACGAGGTGCCCTTCGCCTCCGTGGCGGAAGTCGGCTCCTGACTCCCGCCGCGTGGCGGCCGCTCACAGGCGG is from Pyxidicoccus xibeiensis and encodes:
- a CDS encoding TlpA disulfide reductase family protein; amino-acid sequence: MEGGTPTGALGRMKAAWERARQRWWVRWGVDLAVLVLIVAAVGAWQARRLPGGGAPAPGFTLRTLGGEPVQLEALRGKPVVLAFWAPWCGVCKVESSNLSQLRRLAGDSAHVVSVAVAYDDEEDVRRFVQEHDVDFPVLLGDDAVQRAFRVDTFPTVFFLSPEGRIERAVVGYTTLAGLGWRLML